The following coding sequences lie in one Metallumcola ferriviriculae genomic window:
- a CDS encoding FMN-binding glutamate synthase family protein: protein MRKGAGEKFEDILLGTALVGGGILAARKLVHKSVQSAMGRLMMDPYNENVWEFVSAVTRAGLQNIMETNLRAQEGKVIQRPLGSPRKFPRMHSLMFRTAQLHPLPENPNTPIEMGTVIGPKAEKPLSISIPIMISGMAFGLALSEKAKIALAKGAGMSGTATNTGEGPFLQSERDAAKKLIIQYTKYHWQKEEEILKQADAIEIHLGQGATAGLGHRVVNKKVLDAVRKKMPIPYRDALRSDSRFANMVEEKNMLPKMIKHLKKISEGVPVGAKIAAGQSLESDLELLVDAGVDYIVVDGAEAATHGSPPITQDDFGIPTLHALCRAGKFFRENKLNGKVSLIASGGLFSPGDFLKAIALGADAVNTGTMILFAMAHTQVLKSLPWEPPTQVVWADGKQADKFNLKKGIMSTHKYLKSASEEMGDGIRALGKRNIHDIGLDDLCAIDRDVADIAGVPFTGVSP, encoded by the coding sequence TATTTTACTTGGTACAGCACTAGTGGGCGGAGGCATCTTAGCGGCTAGAAAATTAGTCCACAAGAGCGTGCAAAGTGCCATGGGCCGTTTAATGATGGACCCCTACAATGAGAACGTCTGGGAATTTGTATCCGCTGTCACAAGGGCGGGGTTACAAAATATTATGGAAACTAACCTTCGAGCCCAGGAGGGAAAGGTTATTCAAAGGCCTCTGGGAAGCCCAAGAAAGTTCCCCCGTATGCACAGTCTTATGTTTCGTACTGCCCAACTGCACCCACTGCCCGAAAACCCGAACACGCCAATTGAAATGGGTACAGTTATCGGTCCAAAAGCAGAAAAGCCATTAAGTATCAGTATTCCCATCATGATATCAGGTATGGCATTCGGCTTGGCCCTTAGTGAAAAAGCTAAGATAGCTTTGGCCAAAGGGGCAGGTATGTCCGGAACTGCTACAAATACAGGAGAAGGGCCATTTCTTCAATCTGAAAGAGATGCAGCAAAAAAGCTAATTATCCAGTACACCAAGTACCATTGGCAAAAAGAGGAAGAAATATTGAAACAGGCAGACGCGATAGAAATACATCTGGGCCAAGGAGCAACCGCTGGATTAGGGCATAGAGTGGTCAATAAAAAAGTTTTGGATGCTGTCCGAAAAAAAATGCCGATTCCTTATCGCGATGCCCTTCGTTCCGATAGTCGTTTTGCTAATATGGTGGAAGAAAAAAATATGCTGCCGAAAATGATTAAACATCTTAAAAAAATCAGCGAAGGGGTACCGGTGGGGGCTAAAATTGCGGCGGGGCAGTCATTGGAAAGCGATTTGGAGTTATTGGTTGATGCGGGAGTAGATTATATTGTTGTTGATGGTGCCGAAGCAGCTACTCACGGGTCTCCTCCCATTACCCAAGATGACTTTGGCATTCCCACCCTCCATGCTCTGTGCCGGGCAGGAAAGTTTTTTAGGGAAAATAAGCTTAATGGCAAGGTGAGTCTAATTGCCTCAGGGGGGTTATTTTCTCCCGGTGACTTTTTAAAAGCAATTGCGCTGGGTGCTGACGCAGTCAATACAGGCACAATGATTCTTTTTGCTATGGCTCATACTCAAGTATTAAAGTCTCTACCCTGGGAACCGCCAACCCAGGTAGTATGGGCAGATGGGAAGCAGGCAGATAAATTTAATTTGAAGAAAGGTATAATGAGTACGCATAAATACTTGAAATCCGCTTCAGAAGAAATGGGGGACGGGATTAGGGCGCTGGGGAAGAGAAACATTCACGACATCGGCCTG